A genome region from Patescibacteria group bacterium includes the following:
- a CDS encoding O-antigen ligase family protein translates to MSSLERSLLWILRGGLILLLFMPLVVSKSLFFPFITGKNFFFRIIVELLFGIWGALALLYPQYRPQKGPILYALGAFLAILGLATVAGASPYHSFWSNYERMEGLITHLHLFAFFLAMAHAFRSKWDWLYFFHCSLVVSIVVAFHGFLQSVDGGRSDGILHTNKLFLGLQNASLFDPIVGTSRPYAAFGNSIYFGVYLMFHLFIASAFWYSVRCVGWRVAYSIVFLFELYVFFIAASRGAFVGLSAGIALSALFLIFTKRSWHYRVAAGGALAIVAVGLPALVFLFPQHPIVRKVEVLARLSSVSLDQVSQEPRIMIWRMGWQAFKERPILGWGPENFIIPYGKYYDPNLFSNEAWFDRTHNMLLEWLVATGVLGFVAYVSIFAAVGIVLRRLVRNRELDPFMAVLIVSFLLAYIIQDIFVFDNTVTYILVFSLLAFLHALSAPSAKKVSTQANPTLAVLPIIASIFVVWILNVPHISMAKEIITTLGSFGRAKSVQEVLDQFDKVTQQNVFGRAEAREQFANQLVEAATSVQGPNEAYLALLDRSIVEIEAEAKEQPQVARYPIFSGKLYTIRFSMTKKGYEEAERHYHRAQELAPDYVQIDLGLAELYTIAGESDKALAAAFSAYHKPTKQSTIGALFYPVLSVHILAERYTEAIAFVNNYSEDDLRSLFNPNGSGADIQLAVERALSRGKNLEGRKVFLEFLDQKADSPYISIGLAQTHSQLGDNRTACRYAREAAAGDSVLGEQIKGFLDQC, encoded by the coding sequence ATGTCATCGCTCGAGCGGTCACTTCTCTGGATATTGCGTGGTGGGTTGATCCTACTTCTTTTTATGCCGCTTGTGGTTTCCAAGAGTCTTTTCTTTCCGTTTATTACGGGGAAAAACTTTTTCTTTCGTATTATTGTCGAACTTCTTTTTGGAATATGGGGAGCCCTTGCCCTACTCTATCCTCAGTACCGTCCACAAAAGGGGCCAATCCTTTACGCGCTCGGTGCTTTTTTGGCGATATTGGGTCTTGCAACGGTTGCAGGCGCGAGCCCTTATCATAGTTTTTGGTCAAATTATGAACGCATGGAGGGTCTCATTACTCACTTGCATCTATTTGCCTTTTTTCTAGCAATGGCACACGCTTTTCGCTCAAAGTGGGATTGGCTCTATTTTTTCCACTGTTCGCTTGTAGTTAGTATCGTCGTAGCGTTCCATGGTTTTTTGCAATCCGTCGATGGTGGCAGGTCGGACGGTATTTTGCATACTAATAAGCTATTTCTTGGACTTCAAAATGCATCACTTTTTGATCCTATTGTTGGGACAAGTAGACCGTATGCGGCATTTGGTAACTCGATTTATTTCGGTGTATATTTAATGTTTCATTTGTTTATTGCGAGCGCTTTCTGGTATTCTGTTCGTTGCGTCGGATGGAGGGTTGCGTATAGTATCGTTTTTCTTTTTGAGTTGTATGTTTTCTTTATCGCCGCAAGTCGAGGCGCGTTTGTGGGTTTGTCCGCAGGCATTGCGCTCTCAGCGTTGTTTCTCATATTTACTAAGCGTTCATGGCATTATCGTGTGGCTGCGGGCGGTGCTCTTGCGATTGTGGCGGTTGGCTTGCCGGCGCTTGTGTTTCTGTTTCCTCAGCATCCTATCGTACGCAAGGTTGAGGTCTTGGCTCGATTGTCGAGCGTTTCTCTCGATCAGGTTAGTCAGGAGCCACGTATAATGATTTGGCGTATGGGGTGGCAAGCATTCAAAGAGCGTCCGATCCTTGGATGGGGTCCTGAGAATTTTATTATCCCGTATGGAAAGTATTATGATCCAAATCTTTTTAGTAACGAAGCGTGGTTTGATCGTACACACAACATGTTACTTGAGTGGCTTGTAGCAACCGGCGTTCTTGGTTTTGTCGCATATGTTTCTATTTTTGCGGCAGTCGGTATCGTGTTGCGTCGGTTGGTGCGAAACCGCGAGCTTGATCCATTTATGGCAGTATTGATTGTGAGCTTTTTGCTTGCATATATTATTCAAGATATTTTTGTTTTTGATAATACAGTAACTTATATTTTAGTTTTCTCGTTGTTGGCGTTTCTCCACGCGCTTTCTGCGCCGTCCGCAAAAAAAGTATCTACTCAGGCAAATCCTACCCTTGCAGTTTTGCCAATTATCGCAAGTATATTCGTTGTATGGATACTCAATGTGCCACATATTAGTATGGCTAAGGAGATTATTACAACACTCGGGTCATTTGGTCGAGCAAAAAGTGTTCAGGAGGTCCTCGATCAGTTTGATAAAGTAACACAGCAAAATGTTTTCGGCAGAGCAGAAGCGCGCGAGCAATTTGCCAATCAACTTGTAGAAGCTGCAACCAGTGTACAGGGGCCCAATGAAGCCTATCTCGCGCTCCTCGATAGAAGTATTGTCGAAATTGAAGCCGAAGCAAAAGAGCAGCCACAGGTCGCGCGCTATCCTATTTTTTCAGGCAAACTCTACACTATTCGATTTAGCATGACCAAGAAGGGATATGAAGAGGCTGAACGTCATTATCACCGCGCACAAGAACTCGCGCCTGACTATGTTCAGATTGATTTAGGCTTGGCAGAGCTTTATACGATAGCAGGCGAGAGCGATAAGGCGCTTGCCGCGGCGTTTAGTGCATATCACAAACCCACAAAACAGAGTACGATCGGTGCACTTTTTTATCCGGTATTATCAGTTCATATACTTGCTGAGCGATATACCGAAGCGATCGCCTTCGTCAATAATTATAGCGAGGATGATCTTAGGTCGCTTTTTAATCCCAACGGAAGCGGAGCAGATATCCAGTTGGCTGTAGAACGCGCATTGTCTCGTGGGAAAAATCTTGAGGGACGCAAAGTATTTCTCGAGTTCTTAGATCAAAAGGCCGATAGTCCTTATATCTCTATTGGTCTTGCACAGACCCATTCTCAGCTTGGCGATAATCGCACGGCGTGTCGGTATGCTAGAGAGGCTGCTGCGGGTGATTCAGTATTGGGTGAGCAGATCAAAGGATTCCTTGATCAGTGTTAG
- a CDS encoding peptidoglycan-binding protein — protein sequence MRTKFLVGLLAVSVGFVLAQSALAVTVSEAITLTAPTESGSTNNVTMSANSTFDSMTVTATALLISVSSDQSVTLTSSDARVFKNDQSVQTVCNTTSSSITLSSAITYAIQMGGACSQGGGGGAGTQATPPPPPSSDSPGGSTTPPPPPSDSGSSTTPPPPSTDTTIPPPATTTPPPSMPTLQVPTKELSLGMKDDQDVMKLQVLLASDTSLYPEGLITGNFGPKTEAAVKKFQTRHGISPVGRVGPMTLAKLMEIYGSGSMTAPTPAASTGGKLTRELAMGDEGDDVKTLQSFLAADPSLYPEGLITGYFGGLTKAAVQKFQTRHGISPVGRVGPMT from the coding sequence ATGAGAACCAAATTTTTAGTCGGGCTTCTCGCTGTTTCCGTGGGTTTCGTGCTCGCCCAGAGTGCGTTGGCGGTAACGGTAAGCGAAGCCATCACGCTGACCGCTCCCACAGAGAGTGGGAGCACAAATAATGTCACGATGTCGGCGAATTCCACGTTCGATTCGATGACGGTAACAGCGACAGCACTTTTGATTTCAGTTTCCAGCGATCAGAGCGTCACACTTACATCGTCAGACGCGCGCGTATTCAAGAACGATCAGAGTGTGCAGACGGTATGCAATACCACTTCGTCTTCCATAACTCTTTCGAGTGCCATTACCTACGCCATTCAAATGGGCGGCGCGTGCTCGCAGGGTGGAGGAGGTGGAGCGGGTACTCAAGCAACTCCGCCACCACCACCAAGCTCTGATAGTCCAGGTGGCTCTACCACCCCACCTCCACCGCCGTCCGACTCGGGGAGCTCTACTACACCTCCACCACCTTCAACGGATACTACTATCCCTCCTCCAGCTACCACGACACCTCCTCCGTCAATGCCAACCCTTCAGGTTCCGACAAAAGAGCTTTCTTTGGGTATGAAAGACGATCAAGATGTCATGAAGCTTCAAGTGCTTCTTGCTTCCGACACGTCTCTCTATCCGGAAGGTTTGATTACGGGTAACTTTGGCCCCAAGACCGAGGCCGCGGTGAAAAAGTTTCAGACAAGGCATGGGATTTCGCCGGTGGGTCGCGTAGGTCCTATGACGCTCGCGAAACTCATGGAGATTTACGGCAGCGGTTCAATGACTGCTCCGACGCCAGCCGCATCAACTGGTGGCAAACTCACTCGCGAGCTTGCGATGGGGGATGAGGGAGATGATGTAAAAACTCTCCAGTCGTTCCTCGCCGCTGATCCAAGTCTCTATCCCGAGGGTTTGATTACTGGCTATTTTGGTGGTCTTACCAAGGCAGCGGTACAAAAGTTTCAGACAAGGCATGGGATTTCGCCGGTGGGTCGCGTAGGTCCTATGAC
- the rfbH gene encoding lipopolysaccharide biosynthesis protein RfbH encodes MKNIIIMNKELKKQIQKEYQKRFGNQKFIAGKTSIQASGKEFDWQEMVGMTEAVLDGWWTEGRFADEFEKKFAKFVGVPYCITTTSGSSANLLAISALTSCHLGKRRLKPGDEVITLAAGFPTTVNPLILHQLVPVFVDIDVETCNVNREQLKKAISKKTKAIFLPHHLGNTFNVDAVKALCKKHKLWLVEDCCDALGSTYKGKQVGSFGDLSTFSFYAGHHMTMGEGGAVMARDPLLASVTRSFRDWGREYWFKTGEDSRRDKGLGALGKSKLPPDYDHKFIFSEIGFNLKITDIQAALGLVQLKKVGAFTKRRRDNFAYYYKELKRHKKFFVLPEAAVNTQPSWFGFLLTLKDDCPFTRKELIQYLHDHKIVTRMFLAGNIINQPYFQSYAIDYRVSGKLPNTDHVMRGSFWVGCYQAIDKERREYVVKVFTEFLTKYPRV; translated from the coding sequence TTGAAGAACATAATCATCATGAATAAAGAACTCAAAAAACAAATACAAAAAGAGTATCAAAAGCGTTTTGGTAACCAAAAGTTTATAGCAGGCAAAACTTCTATACAGGCGTCGGGCAAAGAGTTTGATTGGCAAGAGATGGTGGGCATGACCGAGGCGGTTCTCGATGGCTGGTGGACCGAAGGACGCTTTGCCGATGAATTTGAGAAGAAGTTCGCTAAGTTTGTTGGTGTTCCATATTGTATTACCACTACATCAGGATCCTCCGCTAATCTTTTGGCGATCTCAGCACTTACTTCTTGTCACCTTGGCAAACGCCGTCTCAAACCGGGAGATGAGGTGATAACGCTCGCGGCTGGATTCCCCACGACAGTCAATCCGCTTATTTTACATCAACTGGTGCCCGTTTTTGTCGATATCGATGTAGAGACTTGTAATGTCAATAGAGAGCAGCTCAAAAAGGCCATATCTAAAAAAACAAAAGCGATCTTTTTACCACACCATCTTGGTAACACTTTCAATGTCGATGCTGTCAAAGCGCTCTGCAAAAAGCATAAGCTCTGGCTTGTCGAAGATTGTTGTGACGCACTCGGATCTACCTATAAGGGAAAGCAAGTAGGTAGTTTTGGGGATTTGTCGACATTTAGTTTTTATGCCGGTCATCACATGACGATGGGAGAAGGTGGCGCGGTGATGGCGCGCGATCCACTGCTGGCTTCTGTGACTCGATCGTTCCGTGATTGGGGCAGAGAGTATTGGTTTAAAACAGGAGAAGATTCTCGGCGTGACAAAGGACTTGGCGCGCTTGGCAAATCAAAATTACCCCCCGACTATGATCATAAATTTATTTTCTCGGAGATAGGATTTAACCTCAAGATAACCGATATCCAGGCCGCATTGGGTCTTGTGCAACTTAAGAAGGTAGGCGCGTTTACAAAACGCAGGCGCGATAACTTTGCTTATTATTACAAAGAATTAAAGCGCCACAAAAAGTTCTTTGTGTTGCCGGAGGCAGCCGTAAACACTCAGCCATCGTGGTTTGGTTTTTTGCTTACTCTCAAAGATGATTGCCCATTTACACGAAAAGAGCTTATTCAATATTTGCATGACCACAAAATCGTAACGAGGATGTTTTTGGCAGGCAATATTATCAATCAGCCTTATTTCCAAAGTTATGCTATTGATTATCGGGTATCGGGCAAGCTTCCAAATACTGATCATGTCATGCGCGGGTCTTTCTGGGTTGGTTGCTATCAGGCAATTGATAAAGAGAGACGAGAGTATGTTGTCAAAGTTTTTACCGAATTTCTAACGAAGTACCCTAGAGTCTAA
- a CDS encoding pyridoxal phosphate-dependent aminotransferase, with protein MSQDPIPFSQIAQQLQASPMFTVLAQVQALEKAGEHIIHFEIGDPDFNTPAHIADAGIASLQRGETHYVNSLGIAELRDAVAEATERDLGFRPSREQVVIAPAISFVYFVVNCLVNPGEEVIVANPDYASYFSAFSALGAKAVAVPTYEKKQFRIQAEDIEKHITPKTRLMIINSPQNPTGAVISREDSKKIFDLAQKHNIFIISDEVYGKIVYDEKVHSLGTYDHCRERIIILNSFSKTYAMTGWRLGYAIAPEQIVEKLGLMIQTVISSVPAFIQQAGVAALLGDQSCVNTTVEEYRGRRDLIIKGLNELSGVSCVVPGGAFYAFPNISGTGMSSEEFTRFILDKARVAVLPGVNFGSMGEGHIRISFATSTENIKEGLARMKKALEEHNHHE; from the coding sequence ATGTCGCAAGACCCTATTCCATTTTCTCAAATAGCGCAGCAACTACAGGCAAGCCCCATGTTTACGGTGTTAGCGCAGGTACAGGCGCTCGAAAAAGCAGGTGAGCACATTATCCATTTTGAGATAGGTGACCCTGATTTTAATACGCCTGCGCATATTGCTGATGCCGGCATTGCCTCGCTCCAAAGAGGCGAGACGCATTATGTAAACTCCTTGGGTATTGCCGAATTGCGTGACGCGGTCGCAGAGGCGACTGAGCGTGATTTGGGGTTTCGCCCATCTCGAGAGCAGGTAGTTATCGCCCCCGCTATTTCTTTTGTATATTTTGTCGTAAATTGTTTAGTGAATCCCGGCGAGGAGGTCATCGTTGCTAATCCGGATTATGCTTCGTATTTTTCAGCCTTTTCTGCGTTGGGCGCAAAAGCCGTCGCTGTTCCTACCTACGAGAAAAAGCAATTTCGCATACAGGCAGAAGATATCGAAAAACATATTACTCCGAAGACGCGATTGATGATTATCAATTCTCCGCAGAATCCGACGGGCGCGGTTATCTCCCGCGAGGATTCAAAGAAAATATTTGATCTAGCTCAAAAGCATAATATTTTTATTATTAGCGATGAGGTATACGGTAAAATAGTATATGATGAAAAGGTGCATTCTTTGGGCACCTATGATCATTGCCGCGAACGAATTATTATCTTAAATAGTTTTTCTAAAACATACGCCATGACTGGTTGGCGTCTCGGGTACGCGATTGCCCCCGAACAAATCGTAGAGAAACTTGGCCTGATGATTCAGACGGTTATATCGAGCGTACCGGCGTTTATCCAGCAAGCTGGTGTTGCCGCACTCCTCGGAGATCAATCATGTGTTAATACTACGGTTGAGGAGTATCGAGGGCGTCGTGATTTGATCATCAAAGGGCTCAACGAGTTATCGGGAGTTTCGTGTGTAGTGCCGGGCGGGGCCTTTTATGCGTTTCCAAATATTTCAGGCACCGGTATGTCGAGTGAAGAATTTACACGTTTTATACTTGATAAAGCCCGTGTCGCCGTTTTACCGGGAGTAAATTTCGGTTCTATGGGGGAGGGACATATACGCATTTCATTTGCAACATCAACCGAAAATATTAAAGAAGGACTCGCGCGTATGAAGAAAGCGCTTGAAGAACATAATCATCATGAATAA